The DNA window ACCGTTTATGTGAAGCTTTTCATGGTTTCTTAGTTCTTACACTATTAAATCTCTTATTTCCTATTATATTATGTTCTCATGCAAGAAATTAAGTAGCTTTGTTAGATTCCAAGTATGTGAGTTGATTATGTCACTTTTCAGGTTAATGGTACTAATTTGACTGAGATTGAGGGTGGAGAAGTTGCTATTACAAACTTGCATTCTTGCAATGGTCCTGATTTTGTTTTACAACTTCGTTTGTCCTTCAACCAAGACAATGTAACCAAGAGTCAAGGTAACTGACTATGGCTACTTCTTCTGTGAACTTTGGATTCacatttatttgtttgtttttgagtGTCATCTATATGTTATGTTAATAGCTATTTCTCAATTTGAAGTTGTGTCAGGTTCGCGGTTGAATCACGAGGCCAATGTGCGGCtgaaatgtgtttattttccAGTTGTTggggtaagattattatatgCATGACTGTTATTTTTATGCAAGTACTTGGGAAACTAAAGTGTACAAGTGTTTCTCAGGGAAAAGAGAACATTGAGAAGATTTTGGAAAAGTTAAAAGATGCAGGACATGAAGTCTCTGAAAATTTTAGAACCTTTAAACGAGTTTCTATTAGAAGGCTTGGTCGATTAATTCCAGATGCTCGATGGGTAAGGTTTTTGATCTTCTAATAAGAAGATATCAATGAGCTAATTTAATGATACCCTTTTCAATGAGATCAGTTCAGTCATTGCTTGAAGATGAAGATAAGTGTTATCTTAATTGTCTTTCCTTTAATAAAACTTTTTATCAGGATTGGATGCCTTTCATGGACTTAAGGCAAAAAAAGGGAACTGATAGGGCACACATATTGAAGAGATGTTGTTTCAGAGTGAAATGCTTTATTGGTAGGCTGACACTGTGTTATCTGCACTTTATGAAGAGAACATTCCTTTGTTTGAGGATTTTCTATATTGCTTTCATATTCTTGATTAAGTTAAACAATGTCATGTTGCAGATACTGATGCTGGTATCAATCCCACTCCGTCGAAGGTAAGTTTTGATGCTATTCTTTCATTAATGTATCAAGATTCAAGCAAATTtctacctctctctctctctcttcctaaACCTTCCAACTTTGCTCGTAGCTGGTGTTGAGTGCCTTGTACAGATGCACCATTGACTAAAAGATAGCATGTTTCCTTAGTGTTCTATCCTTTTGATTTGATACAAgttatcactaatttagttttagtcacaacatgtattgtgactaaaaatacatttggtCACAgtaaattatgatttttgtgactaatacttttagtcacagaCTTTTTAGTCTGAACATagaaatgatatatataattatatcaaCCTTTTTACTTTTaacttgttgtaactaaaaataagattttttgtatattAGCCATTGTAAAAACAAAGATGTCAGAGCTTCATTTGTGTGCATAAAACATCTAACTGTTTTTATTTGTGGTTGTGTACTTTATAACTAAAGTTAAAGTTACTCAGCAAATGTGTATTTATCTGCAGCATGATCTTGCACCTCACAGTCCTTTTACCACTGCACTAAGGAATTTCGGAAATATTCTTTATGAGAATGAAAAAGGTCTTCTTTTTTGCCTATTGGAACTGTTGTACATCATTTGTTATTCAGTTTGTATCCAACTCAAAAATTCAAACTCAGTCCTTACACTTGCAGGGATAGAAATCAGAGTTTATAGAGATGGGAAGCCATTGAAAAATTCGCAACTAGAGAGGGATTATCAAAATTGGATTCTCCAGATGCACAATAAGTATGATGAAGAAGTTGATCACGGTGAAGACGAACCTATACTTGCACTTATCACAAGCCCATCAAAAGGAAAGGCAATCAGAAAATCAAATGATGGTAGGCATGAAAAAAGGAAAAGTATTTGGTTTTCTGGTCTTGGTTCATTTTCCAATTGATTTCTTCCATTTTTTTCCCAATGTTAAATTAAAGTTTCAAGGGTTCACCAAGTTCTTAAGAGGAATGAAATAACATGGAAAGCTGGCCAACATGTTAAGATTTTGAAGGGAGCATGTGCTGGTGTTCATAAAAATAATGTCTATGCAACTATACAATATTTTATACTTGGAGGCTTACAAGGAGATACAGGAGGTAAGTTTTTCCTTGTCAATACTTTTTGTTATTGTTAATGCAAGAGTTTGGGGTGAAGATTTGACTCTTGTTTCTCTTTTGTGCCTTTTCGAATAGGCGAAGTTCAGATTATTTGCAGGTATATTTTGAGAAGTTAAGGCTCTTTATTTAGTCATTCTTTCAACTACTTATAATTTTCTGACAGTAAGTATCTGTATTACATTGGATTGAAAAGGCCACTTGGTACACCAGAGGATGATGGTTGCATAATTTCAGAAGTTAATGGGATGATGACTCTTGATATGAAACGCTCCTTGTCTTTACCTATCAGCGTAATCGATTCCAAAAAGGTTCCAACATACTTTTCCATTTTCCTTTTTATTCCTTATGGTACAAAGATAAATGAATTTGCTTTAATTATTTGTTCAACATTTTGTTCTATAATCCCAGTGCTTACCTGTTGAAACTGCTGAATGGAATAACCAAATGGATAAGcagcttcagaaaaataaaacCGTAGATCTTTACAAATCTTCGATTGTCAAACCTGCAAGGCAAAATTCAAAACAGGAGCATGATGGAATGGAATTTTCCATGTTCATCAAGAATTATAAAAAGGTGCAAGCATAGTTTTTATCTTGGCTTAGGAGATAACCGTTGAAATAGTTCTTTCTATTCATCTATATGAGTTTCTTTTTTCGTCACTGCAGGTCTTTGAAGATGACCTTTTAAAATTTGGTTCAGAAATCCAAATATTGGAAGATAAATATCATCAGTTAaatgaagagaaagaaaagattgAAGAAACTATAAAAGACTTACAAGGTTTTGACTTGCTAGCACAGCTATGGTTTCTATTCTTTATCACATTTTGGTATATTAAGATTGTGTTAATTGAATACTTATCAAGATCTTGTGTTTGTTGTGAATTTTTAGATTCTACTGAACTATATCCATCGGGTTTCGTGAATCAGTTCTCCACGAAAGAAGAAGTGATAGAGAGTATAGTAAAGATGGGCAACTCTGTTGCTGCTGCAGTTCTTTGCAGCATATCTAAGGAAGATCCATTTCAAGAGAAAGAGAATGATTTAATGAAGGACATAATAGGAGTGGTTGCTCTACTCGGAAGAGTTCGTTCTAGTCAGCTGAGCAGGTCAAACATCATATTGTGTATccattattttttaactttttttcatTAGTCTGTTCTAAATTGTTGATTTGTCTACATTTAGGATTTTGGCAGAATACTTGGGTTCTGATCAAATGCTAGCTGTTGTAGCTAGATCTTTCGAAACTGCTATTCTTCTTGAAAAACATAAACAAACTGGAGATGTTAATTGCAGCCATGTTAATCATGAAAAAGCTCCTCTTCTTGGCCAATCTATAAATGGTCGATTTATTGTTATATGCTTTGACAATATAAGGTGACATTCAACTCCAAAACTTCTCTTCTTTTCTCAAGTTATTTAGATGATTTACTAAAAGGATTGACTCTATCTAAGCAGTCCATTTAGAGGTAGCTTGAAGAGTGGTTCTCAGAGGAAGCTGGATTTACAACGCCCTTATTTGAACGATGGAACTATTCCAAAAGGTTTTCTCGGATTTGCTGTGAATATGATTGATTTTGATGCAGACCAACTATCCATTAAGAATAGTTCAGGCAATGGTCTTAGAGAGACTGTATTTTATCACCTTCTTGGTGAACTCCATCTTTACAGAACCTTGGAGGACATGCTAGCTGCTCGTGCTTGTATAAAACAAGGCGCTATATCGCTTGATGGTGGAATATTGAGAGGAGACAGTGTGATATCTTTTGGATCTAGGTGTGTTTCTCTATTCATGTCTTTTTCATCCTCACTTGTGGGAATGTTTTTTGTTGAAATGATTGGTTTTTCTATGATTGTTCTTAGTGATCCTGGAGTGTGCTTTCAAGTTGTGCAAACAATCAATGAAATGCCAAGTTCTCAAGAAAATTTGAAACAGCTTAAAGAGAAGAAATCTGAGTTGAGAACAATCAATGATGAGATAGAAGTAGAGAAGGGAAAACTCAACAAAGTTTTAGACAAGTTTCATGAGAGAAAAGCAGAGTTTAACAAGTTTATGAAGTTAGTGGAATCTCCATACAAACTATGAGGCCACACTGAAATAGTTTTTACAGTATGATGACAAATCAAGTCATAATTTTTCTCCACCGTTTTGAGATTTGCTTTTTTGTCCTTCATCATTTCTCTgatggagaaaaaaaaaagaatgtgttctaaatgtatttttgggtgtatatatatagatatatatatgagCATTGTTATTGAGTATCAGTGGTGCTTGGCATTTTTTATAGGTGCCGTTCCATGATTAGTTAGCAATATTTTCTGAAATCAATGGTAATATGACATCAGTAGGGATGATATTTAATGTTGAAGTGTAACTAtgtattttttatctttttgatAGTTTCTTTGGCTTTAAAACAACATCTGAATTCTTATATATCTAATTTAGTAAAAAGTAGGAGGATGTAAATGTTATACAACTTGGATCTTCAGCTACTGTCTATTTTTCTCTTTATCTCCAAACAAAAttgaaatatataaattctCATAGTGATTCTAATGGGGTTTTcatttgatttgtttttttttttaaaaaaaaaaaaaagtgttaattATATGGGTTGTTATTAAAAGGccttctcttttaaaattagttcTGTTTTTCCcttctgtttttttttaactttgattTGGTACTTTCTACTTTTCCTACTCATAAGACAACTTAAGTTATTGTCATATAACCTAAGCTCATTGAACCTTGGACAAATGACTAGACTTATCAACAACTCAAGATGTTCTAAAAAGCTAAgaataaaatctaaaactttcatgttGAGCTCTAAGTCAAGTTCTACCTCTAAGGTTATTCGAATTTGCAATTAAGTTCTGTCTTGTAAAATTAAATTCGCCGACTTTTACTATTTTCCACCAAAATATGTTAAAATCCTTCCAAAAGACTCTAAATGCATAAGTAGTCTTTAAAATAGCTtaacaaattaaaatcacactaatcaataatttaaagaatcaatttaagaatattaatacataaattgATCATATTTATAAGACAAATATGGACTCATCATGCGTTGAGTTTTCTTTGGCGTTATCAAGATGCTCAATCTAATTTGGCTCCGACTGCTCATGTGAAGCCGGCAGAGACTATGGTTGGGCTCTCTAGTGGCTCGTTTGAGAATTTGAGGTTAGATGATTTAATTCTATTTGTGGATGCGGGTATCAATGAGGACCACAGTTGTATGGGTCTCGGGGCAGTGGTGATAGACCGTGATGGGGAGGTTTTGTGTTCTTCGAGTAATCCAATGACAACCTCCTTTCATCCTAATGTGGTGGAGGCAACAACTCTCTAAAATGGGTGCTGATGTGTCACCGTTCGGGGTACAACTCCAttattattttctcatattgtcTTCATCTTGTCCAAGCTATTAATAACAAGAATAAATATCACACTAAATTTGGTATTATTGTTCATGATATTTTACATGCTTGGTCCGCTACGACTCATTCACTTGCACGTTCGACTTTATATCTTGACTCTTCTTGGATTTGCTGGCCCGGTTTATCACCATGCCTCTAATCCTTGCATTGAGCTtttatttttcacttttttgccatttaataaaattctcctttggctgaaaaaaaaaatatatttaaaaataacttatACTATACGTCTTGTTAGCATAGTCTTACATTGGtaaaatgctaaagggcaccagtggtgcctagcaccctcaTATGTGTCAGTATCGCTATTGAtccaattaagtatcgggtctcatatagtttttaaagagtatcgctagccaatcgtaACGTGACATGTGGAGCTGGTGCCTTATGGCAGGCAATGCTCTTATTAATATTGTCCATTGGGTATTAccgtaaaaaaaattacatacttCAAACTTCAAGGTTTGCAATGAAACAAAAAAGTTATGCAAATTCCATAATCGTGGTAGAGTagccatattatatatatgtggagTGGTCATCTTTCTCATTAGTCTGTAAAGCTTCGCGCCAAACATTCAACAAAACTTTCTTGTCCATGGAAGATTTTctgtattatatataaaattatatgaatattATTCAATAAAGTTCCTAAATTATTATATCAAAAATATCTTCTCATTAGGGCACCGATACTTTTAGCGGCGCACCTCATCCCCGCCTCCGCTGACTGCCCCCTTCAATGGTATGTGTGtgtgtttaatatttaaaattttggctTCAGGATCTTttgaatataaatatgaatgtgGAATTTTATTTTGTGTGCATACACAATGTTTGATGTAATTCCTCAATGAATTGTTAAAGTGTTATTAATTTAGGAGTTAATTAACAAGTTCTatccatttgaaaaaaaaaaataaaaattgagtgTGGTATAGTTTTAATATGCACAGAGGCAAAATGGTATATGTATGAGTAAGACAATTATCAGATTAATATTTATGCTAAATCAGTAAAAAAATATGAACATTGAGCAATAAAGGAATAATTATGATTGTAGTGAAATGTGACTATGCTATTCTTCCTAGTTTTTTTGAGATTAATTTTAAGCTGGAGCCTGCAAGGCAAGGGGATTCAACTTCAAAGTTCACTATTAAGTGTTATTGCATTATTTAAAGGTTAACTGGTTTCATTGTTGTGCTTAATTTTCTTTGTATGAGTTCTTGTTGTGGTTTTTTAGATTTATTGTTTACATACCCTTTTTGTGATCAAGGTTTTGaaaataatcagatttattagATTTACTAAGTGTAAATTTGTTTGAAACCCTTAATAATCATTTATATatcatttcataataattaGGTTAAGAAAACGTAAGAAGATGATAAGGAAAAGGTCAAGAGTAGGAGCGAGAGAAGAGAAAGTTCTTCGTGGGCGTCTTCAATCCTTCAAAAACCTCAATTCGTCAACTGTTGATGAAATCGCCAATTATCTGTACTCTAGTTACCCTGAATACAAACGACAAAAGAGGCCTATTTTCATGAAATTGCTCCAGGATGCTCTAGAGCATAATGAGCAGGGGAGCACCTCCCCTTCCCCCTCTCGGAAGAAGTACAAAAGGGATGTTGATGATGGAAGGAGTTGGGAAAACAATCAGAATTGTTTGAGTGAGTCTGATGTTGATAATGGGGTTGTGTCGATGTCCACATCAACATCAACATCAATGTTGGGGGACAATGAGAGAGTGGAGCCACATTTCGATTTGACGAAGTCGATGCTTCGAGTGTCATATGCTGGATCCGCcaatttgaagaagaagaagaatgaggaTGAGAATTTAGAGTTGGAATTGGTATCGGACCATCATGTTCCTGCGAGTGAGGTTAGAGTGAAATCAGGGTTTGAGGATATGGGCGGGATGAAGGGGGTTTTGAAACAGCTTGAGAAGAAGGTGCTTATGCCTCTCTATCAGCATCAGCTATTGGAGTGGCTTGGAGTTCAGCCAATTTCTGGCCTTTTGTTGCATGGACCACCGGGCTGCGGTAAGACCAAATTGGCTCATGCCATTGCTAACCAGACTGGATATCCCTTTTACAATATATCTGCCACTGAGTTTGTCTCAGGAGTTTCAGGtataaatttttatcttttattttcacATCATataaatgttgatgttgtgATTGATGTTTCAACTTTTTCAATAACTACTTTAGGTGAGTCTGAAGAAAATATAAGAGAGCTTTTTCAGAAAGCACACAAGACTGCCCCttcaattatatttattgatGAGATTGATGTTGTTGCGTCAAAAAGAGAAAACTTACAAAGAGAGATGGAGCGGCGAATTGTGACACAGTTGATGACTTGTGTGGATTCATCTTCAGAATCCAAATCTTCTGACGATAGACAGGGTTATGTTCTTGTAATTGGAGCCACTAATAGACCTAATGCTATTGATCCTGCACTAAGGAGGCCCGGacgatttgaatatgagattgAGTTAGGTGTGCCAGATGAAAATGCGAGGGCAGAGATTCTTTCTGTCATCACAAGAACCATGAGACTTGAAGGCTCTTTTGATCTTCGTAAAATAGCCAGGTCTACCCCAGGGTTTGTTGCAGCAGATTTGAAGGCCCTGGCTTCCGAAGCAGGTCACCTTGTAGCAGAGAGGATTTTGTATGAAAGAAAGTCCAATTCATGTGGGAATTCTATAGATCAGGAACAAAGCATGGAATGGTTGAAAGCACCAGTGATGCCTGAAGTAATGGAAGGGATAAGCATCACCATGGCTGATTTTGAGGTGATTCAGaatacataaattttttttcttctctttttattGAGCACTTTTGAGTTATCTGTCACTTGTTTTTATAGTCTTGCAAATATAGATTATTATATGTATCGGGAAAAAAATGTGAAAGTGACATGAGTTCTCTGTGTAGATGCCCATGTGTTCTTTCTATCATTGTCTAAAAGGACATTATGATATCTTTTCTTTTATGTGATCACACACAGTTATACACCTATCTTCATCTTCAGATGCACTTTTAGTGAATAGTGATTTTTCTGCTTACCTTCTACCCAGAAATTTGACACCTTTTGTGATAGCCATTACTGTTGGTTGAAATATGCTAGGAACTAGCTTGAAGTGTTTCACATTTGatctcatttttctttttcactcTGTTTGGTCGTATTTATACCATGTTTGCTTCTCCTTTTCTTGCTTAATAACCATTCTAGATGCTGTCGTTTTAAAATATCTGTTCCTCTGACTTCTCAAACAACtttaaaatgtaaataaataagtaaaaatcTCTTTTATTTCTATCTGCAAAATGTTCTCTCGAGGAGCAATTTGTAATTTAGATTAATCAAATGTTAACATCAAGCTAAAGAAACTGTTTATTTTGATGATAGATACTCGCTTTACAAGAGAATCTTTATCTCAAATAGGTTTGTGCTAGATTAATCTGTAGATATTTGAGATAAAaggtctttttatttaaatgtacTCTTGTCTACTGTAAGAGAATGTGAGAGTCAATCATATTTTGAATGATACACATTAATATTCAGTTGTATGAAAATATACAGAGATCTTTTGTTgctttttcacttttattaaATAGCCATATACCatttatttgtaattatttCAGTATTTTGTCTAATGGTGTTATTTCTACAACCCAGGCGACTTGAACACCCAAAGCAATGAGAGGACGAAATTTGTGATTAGCTCACTTCTATTGGCACATTTCTTTCTTTATAATACAAATGCCTTAGTTATGAAAGGCTTCATAGTTTGCTAATATTTATAAAAGCAATCTTAGACAATTCAAAGGGGTGAACATTTAGTATCTGGAAGTTTTTTTTTGCatgattaaattatttttgtgtGATATTTTTCAGGAAGCAATTAAAACAGTTCAACCCTCTACTAGAAGAGAAGGTTTTTCTGCCATTCCTAATGTAAAATGGGAAGATGTAGGCGGGCTAGATCTTATAAGGAAGGAACTTGATCGATACATAGTTAGGCGAATCAAATATCACGAGAAATATAAGGTAACATCTATCATAGCCATTTTATTGAGTCGTTATACTGTTATCAAAAGTTACAACCGAGGTTAAGTCTCGTGAGTTAGCTTAGCTTTGTTTTAGCTCATGCtatacattttctaagtttaattttataaattcttATGCGTTAAGCTCTTGTTCGTTTTGTTTATACTTGCATCTCAGATTCTGCATTTGACATCTGTACTCTTTGTTTGTTTCATCTAGATTGCAACCTTGGCTTGAATTGCCTAACATTGTAGACTTTATTTATAAATCTAATGAAAGGTCATTTATAATCTTTTAGACTTTGTACATGGTGTCTTTAATTTGTCTCTTCTTTGAGTAATAGGGTGTAAAGAATTGAAGCTAGCACATTATAACTAGGATATTGCTTTCATAAATGCATTGTTTAATTAGTTCTTATTTAGATCTGAACAATTTTTTGGTGGGGTTTTGAATGATGGCTTATGGTGAATTCTGAtatgatttttttctttctttcttaaatttttttacagaGGTTTGGAGTGAATTTAGATACAGGAATTTTGCTTTACGGACCTCCAGGATGTGGCAAGACCTTGATAGCCCAAGCTGTAGCTAAGGAAGCAGGAGCTAATTTTATTCACATCAAGGTTAGTCCAGCTTTTCCTTTTCCATATTCATGTTCTCGTGTAAAAACGAAATTTTTTCACATTATCTTCATATAAGTATGTATTTTCTATTGACTTGTTAGGGTCCTGAACTTCTGAACAAATATGTTGGAGAAAGTGAATCGGCGGTACGTACGTTATTTAGCCGTGCAAGGACATGTTCACCGTGCATACTTTTCTTTGATGAGGTTGGTGGTTTGattgtaaatataaattatatccTAATTTATGATGGTcttaaaattttcttttgtGGGGTTTCACTTGGAACAGCATACATCTAATTGTGTTTTCATAACAACAAAAATCCCCTTAAAATtcctttgcttttttttttttttggttgttgaaGGCTTAGATTACAACTATAATTTAGAGcaataaatatttctttttgtgGTTTCACCATGATAGGTGGATGCCTTAACAAAAGAGCGTGGAAAAGAAGGCTCGTGGGTGACTGAGCGGCTACTGAACCAGGTTAGACAATGTGCAAAGATACTCTTGATTTTTCTCAACTCCATTCCTTTACTTTCTGTCATCAATTGTAAACAAATCCATTTCCTGTCATCAATCTCAGTTGCTCATCGAGTTAGACGGTGTAGATAAGCGCCAGGGTGTCTTTGTAATCGGTGCCACAAATaggtaaaagaaaaacaaaccatTCAATCTTCATTTAGTAAAAAAATGATCCACTTCTTACTGGCTGTTATTGTTGTTACAGACCGGATGTGATGGACAAAGCTTCTTTGCGTCCGGGTAGGTTTGGGAAGCATCTCTACGTGTCATTACCAACTCCCGATGAACGTGGTTTGATCTTGAAAGCCCTGACGAGGGATAAGCCTATCGATGAAAGCGTCGATTTGAATGCTATTGGACGGATGAAGGGCTGTGATCATTTTAGCGGGGCTGATCTTCATGCATTGGTTTGTTATCTATACTAGAAAAACAAATTATTTCATTGCAAGTTCCGGAATTAGCAACATTTTAATTTATTGCAGGTTAATGAAGCTGCTTTGGCTGCtcttgaagatgaagatgaagatatTATTAAAACAACACATTTTGAGCAAGCACTTGCTAAAATTTCTTCATCTGTGCCACCTGAGGTttgtgcttttttttttatttcagttaagaatatttaagtagtttttatttttgttttaagtaatttgtggcgtaaatacttaaatttaattctcgatagtaaataaatattaagtttaatttttcacGGTAATAATACTGAAGTTATATTTCTAGAACTTTTGTAGGTACCTGTTAagtgttaaatttttattttttatttaaaaatatatttaaatatactaataagaaaatgatACGTGAATATTGACGGGTACTTAttgaagttttaaaaatataacttaagtattatcgtcaaaaattaaacttaggtatttatatgTAATCAAGAGTTAAACATAAGTATTTATGTCGCAAAttacttttttgtttttagtttttaatatttattgaatGTTTGAATTGAGAAACAGCAAAGACAGTACTACCAAGTATTATCAAAGCACTTCACAGCAACAATGGAGTAAAACTTAAAAGCTGCATGTGCTATTAGAAGCTTCTCTCTCTCAAGTCAGgaatttatttgtaatttttttatttttatttttttaaaaaaagaagataATACTGTGggcaattttttttgttaattaattagggTCTAAATTAGACAAAACCAAATTTTCTGCTAGATGTATAAATTATAatgtttggtttatttttaGAATGGTATTAAGAATGAGTAGTGTATAGATAAAAAAAGTTTATCTACATAAATTTGATACATTtagcaaaaaaatcaattttgtgAGTAGTGATGTGTATACATAAATTAGATGCATATTTAAGTGATTTTTGTCTAAGCAATTAtgttcatttatattatttatttattgttaagAAAAGTAATAAGGATTACATATAAACAGTGGCGGAGCCAGCCCCTGACCTTAGAATTAGGgggtgcaaaaaaaaaaaagtattcaaGATACATCTTCATCCAACTCTAGAGCGTACTTTGCTAATCCATGGGCAGCCTGATTAGCTTGCCTACGAGCATGAGTAACAGTTACTCCAAGaaaaaaggataaaatacaaCAAACATCATCAATAAGATCAGTAAAACAAGATAAATTCCTATGAGAAGGATTTAAAGCATTGGAGACTCTTTGGGCATCAGTTTTCACATGAGCAATTGACAGTTGATGTTGTGTAGCCCAATTAAGACTGTGGAAGAGCGCCTTAGCCTCCATTTCATCGCTTCTAAAACAACCTTGAGCTGGTTTAGAAAACGCAACAATTACTTCTCCTTTGTAGTTGCACACAACTGCACCAATTCCTAATTTTTTGTCCTGAACATTAGTTGCAGCATCGATATTCATTTTAAGGACATTACCTTCGGGTGGCATCCAAACTATCTCATCCGTTAGTCTCCAATTGTTACCAGCAACAGTTGTAGAAGAATTGCCATATTGGTTATTTATTGATGTGGAGGGATGCGGATGCTGGTTTGCAGCTTGCCATGAAGAGTGATTCTCATTCTGGTTTACATGATGTGCAGCCCTTGTTTGAGTATCCAGACTTTGCGCATGTCGGTGGCCATCCATCCGACAGGGGTTATGAGAATTAACATTACCAAAATGTTGTCTCTGCTGGTGTGATATTCCTGGATGGGGTGCACTGTGATTCTGGGACAATTCAGGTGC is part of the Cannabis sativa cultivar Pink pepper isolate KNU-18-1 chromosome 5, ASM2916894v1, whole genome shotgun sequence genome and encodes:
- the LOC115717070 gene encoding cell division control protein 48 homolog C; this encodes MIRKRSRVGAREEKVLRGRLQSFKNLNSSTVDEIANYLYSSYPEYKRQKRPIFMKLLQDALEHNEQGSTSPSPSRKKYKRDVDDGRSWENNQNCLSESDVDNGVVSMSTSTSTSMLGDNERVEPHFDLTKSMLRVSYAGSANLKKKKNEDENLELELVSDHHVPASEVRVKSGFEDMGGMKGVLKQLEKKVLMPLYQHQLLEWLGVQPISGLLLHGPPGCGKTKLAHAIANQTGYPFYNISATEFVSGVSGESEENIRELFQKAHKTAPSIIFIDEIDVVASKRENLQREMERRIVTQLMTCVDSSSESKSSDDRQGYVLVIGATNRPNAIDPALRRPGRFEYEIELGVPDENARAEILSVITRTMRLEGSFDLRKIARSTPGFVAADLKALASEAGHLVAERILYERKSNSCGNSIDQEQSMEWLKAPVMPEVMEGISITMADFEEAIKTVQPSTRREGFSAIPNVKWEDVGGLDLIRKELDRYIVRRIKYHEKYKRFGVNLDTGILLYGPPGCGKTLIAQAVAKEAGANFIHIKGPELLNKYVGESESAVRTLFSRARTCSPCILFFDEVDALTKERGKEGSWVTERLLNQLLIELDGVDKRQGVFVIGATNRPDVMDKASLRPGRFGKHLYVSLPTPDERGLILKALTRDKPIDESVDLNAIGRMKGCDHFSGADLHALVNEAALAALEDEDEDIIKTTHFEQALAKISSSVPPEQRQYYQVLSKHFTATME